The following coding sequences lie in one Bacteroidota bacterium genomic window:
- a CDS encoding trypsin-like peptidase domain-containing protein: MSRKVKDLFWGMLGGGIILLIYLIVSSNSKPQGDILQNQLPRTAVQPDMPSIHQARLAAMPAEISFVEAAETTVNAVVHIRTEMRTRTSTYDDFFGSLREYLYGSPFHQNQRSVVGFGSGVVLSSDGYIVTNNHVVEGADKIEVTFNDRRRMTAEIVGTDPTTDIALIKVDGRNLPFLVFGNSDEVKVGEWVLAVGNPFNLTSTVTAGIVSAKARNINILGNRSSIDSFIQTDAVINRGNSGGALVNTSGELIGINAAIASRTGVYEGYSFAIPGNIVRKIVDDIIRFGEPQRAFIGVEIREMDEELANKTGEENIKGVYVARVTENGGAAEAGIKSGDVILEINKRPVNSLSQLLEVVGQYRPGDVVEILTLRNGQTRTVNVKLRNQDGNTKVVTREASFFNADLGANLARLSQSEKDELKIKSGLKVTDVRDGVLRRGGIGKDFIILQINGMPVDSREELESALGNSRSRTVRVQGMYPNGMRISFEFVR, translated from the coding sequence ATGAGCAGGAAAGTTAAAGACTTATTCTGGGGCATGTTGGGCGGAGGAATCATTCTGTTGATTTATCTCATTGTTTCCTCGAACAGCAAACCGCAGGGCGACATACTGCAAAATCAGTTGCCCCGCACTGCCGTGCAGCCTGATATGCCAAGCATACATCAGGCCCGTCTGGCAGCCATGCCGGCCGAAATCAGTTTTGTGGAAGCTGCTGAAACCACTGTAAATGCTGTGGTGCACATTCGAACGGAAATGCGCACACGCACCTCAACCTACGACGATTTCTTTGGTTCGTTGCGCGAGTACCTCTATGGCAGTCCTTTTCATCAGAATCAGCGCAGTGTGGTCGGGTTTGGTTCGGGAGTGGTGTTGTCGTCGGATGGCTACATCGTGACCAACAACCACGTGGTGGAAGGCGCCGACAAAATTGAGGTTACCTTCAACGACAGGCGCCGCATGACAGCCGAAATTGTGGGTACGGACCCCACTACCGATATTGCACTCATCAAGGTGGACGGTCGCAACCTGCCTTTCCTTGTTTTTGGCAATTCCGACGAAGTAAAGGTTGGGGAGTGGGTGCTTGCGGTGGGTAATCCATTCAACCTAACTTCCACGGTAACAGCCGGTATTGTGAGTGCCAAGGCTCGTAACATCAATATTTTGGGTAATCGTTCGTCCATCGATTCCTTCATTCAGACCGATGCGGTGATTAACCGTGGGAACAGCGGGGGTGCGCTTGTCAATACCTCCGGCGAGCTAATCGGCATCAATGCTGCCATCGCCTCGCGCACAGGGGTTTACGAAGGCTACAGCTTTGCTATTCCGGGCAATATTGTGCGCAAGATCGTGGACGACATCATCCGTTTCGGCGAACCTCAGCGCGCTTTCATTGGTGTGGAAATCCGTGAAATGGATGAGGAGCTGGCCAACAAAACAGGTGAAGAAAACATTAAGGGGGTGTATGTGGCCAGGGTAACCGAGAACGGCGGGGCTGCCGAAGCCGGCATCAAATCGGGCGATGTGATCCTCGAAATCAACAAACGACCCGTCAATTCGCTTTCGCAGCTGCTTGAAGTTGTGGGCCAGTACCGACCGGGCGATGTGGTTGAGATTCTCACCCTTCGCAATGGCCAGACCCGTACGGTGAATGTCAAATTGCGCAACCAGGACGGGAATACCAAAGTAGTTACCCGTGAAGCCAGCTTTTTCAATGCCGACCTTGGCGCCAATCTTGCACGGCTCTCGCAGTCGGAAAAAGATGAGCTGAAAATCAAATCCGGTCTGAAGGTGACAGATGTGCGCGATGGTGTGCTGCGTCGCGGTGGTATCGGAAAAGACTTCATCATTCTGCAAATCAATGGCATGCCCGTGGACAGCCGTGAGGAGCTTGAGTCGGCGCTAGGCAACAGTCGTTCGCGCACAGTCAGGGTTCAGGGTATGTACCCCAACGGAATGCGCATAAGTTTCGAATTTGTGAGGTAA
- a CDS encoding glyceraldehyde-3-phosphate dehydrogenase encodes MPMEQFDASLRHWIDHEQAAAELINVVSRLWYEKSVELILLRSVLVNRGTGKILNKHIRAETILKKPVRVQDSLMIAKAILNQDIAPARIDIGRLNSEWTDEKDKYPDVDSFVKDKLREFIGAPPRSTRTQDVVLYGFGRIGRLLARELILFAGNGSHLRLRAIVTRSNKPEEIRKRISLFRKDSVHGPFNGVANEDLENSAMIANGQIIKFLSANSPSEIDYTAYGIHDALVIDNTGVVRDRESLSQHLQAKGVSKVLLTAPGKGDIPNIVYGVNQNAVDIDKETIFSAASCTTNAIVPGLKIIEENYGIEKGHIETIHAYTNDQNLLDNFHKKTRRGRAAPLNMVITETGADSAATKAIPSLAGKLTSNAVRVPVPNVSLAILTLDVRKQVTVDEVNQLFLDASLRGPLIEQIRYSNATEFVSSDGIGDSCACIFDSPNTKVSNDGRTIIVYLWYDNEFGYTSQVVRLARHIGRVKSYRYY; translated from the coding sequence ATGCCTATGGAACAGTTTGATGCATCACTCCGCCATTGGATTGATCATGAGCAGGCAGCTGCCGAGCTCATCAATGTGGTAAGCCGATTGTGGTACGAGAAATCCGTTGAACTCATTCTTTTGCGCTCAGTGCTGGTGAACCGCGGCACAGGCAAGATCCTCAACAAGCACATCCGTGCCGAAACCATCCTCAAAAAGCCTGTGCGGGTACAAGACTCGCTGATGATTGCAAAAGCCATTCTGAACCAGGATATTGCGCCTGCCAGAATAGACATCGGGCGCCTAAACTCGGAGTGGACGGACGAGAAAGACAAGTATCCCGATGTGGATTCATTCGTAAAGGATAAACTAAGGGAGTTCATCGGAGCGCCTCCACGCAGTACGCGTACCCAGGATGTGGTGCTTTACGGTTTTGGACGCATAGGTCGTTTGCTTGCCCGTGAGCTAATTCTTTTTGCGGGCAACGGCTCGCACCTGAGGCTGAGGGCCATAGTGACGCGCAGCAACAAGCCGGAGGAGATCAGAAAGCGCATCTCGCTTTTCCGTAAAGACAGCGTGCACGGCCCGTTTAATGGTGTGGCCAATGAGGACCTGGAAAACTCGGCCATGATTGCCAACGGGCAGATCATCAAATTTTTATCGGCCAACAGTCCTTCAGAAATTGATTATACTGCCTACGGAATACACGATGCGCTGGTGATTGATAATACCGGGGTGGTGCGCGACCGTGAGAGCCTGTCGCAACACCTGCAGGCCAAAGGCGTCAGCAAGGTGCTGCTGACTGCTCCGGGTAAGGGCGACATTCCAAACATTGTGTATGGTGTGAACCAGAATGCGGTGGACATTGACAAAGAAACCATCTTTTCGGCGGCCTCCTGCACCACCAATGCCATAGTGCCCGGCCTGAAGATCATCGAGGAAAACTACGGCATCGAGAAAGGGCATATCGAAACCATTCATGCCTACACAAACGACCAGAACCTGCTCGATAACTTTCACAAAAAAACACGCCGCGGAAGGGCTGCACCGCTCAATATGGTGATTACCGAAACCGGAGCCGATTCGGCCGCAACCAAAGCCATCCCAAGCCTTGCCGGAAAGCTGACATCCAATGCGGTACGCGTTCCGGTGCCCAATGTGTCGCTTGCCATACTGACGCTGGATGTGCGCAAGCAGGTGACCGTGGACGAGGTGAACCAGTTGTTTCTGGATGCATCGCTTCGCGGACCGCTTATCGAGCAGATACGCTACAGCAATGCCACCGAATTTGTGTCGTCGGATGGCATAGGCGATTCGTGCGCCTGCATCTTCGACAGCCCAAACACCAAGGTTTCGAACGATGGCCGTACCATCATTGTGTATCTATGGTACGACAATGAGTTTGGCTACACCAGCCAGGTGGTGCGACTGGCCCGGCATATCGGAAGGGTAAAGAGCTACAGATACTATTAA
- a CDS encoding RNA polymerase sigma factor RpoD/SigA produces the protein MRQLKITKSITNRENQSLDKYLQDIGREQMITAEEEVELARRIKLGDEKALERLVNANLRFVVSVAKQYQNQGLSLPDLINEGNLGLIKAARRFDETRGFKFISYAVWWIRQSILQALAEQARIIRLPLNQVGQVNRVKKVSSQLEQQLQRTPSTEEVARELDLPEQKVEAVLKINSRHISTDAPLIEDEDMMFFDQYVPEDVEETDEPLMRESLGQEIQRSLAMLADKEREVINMYYGIGMNHAYTLEEIGAKFDLTRERVRQIKEKAIRKLKHNARNRLLKAYLGQ, from the coding sequence ATGAGGCAACTCAAAATTACCAAATCAATCACCAACCGCGAGAACCAATCGCTTGACAAGTACCTCCAGGACATTGGCAGGGAACAGATGATTACTGCCGAGGAGGAGGTGGAGCTCGCAAGGCGCATCAAGCTGGGCGATGAAAAGGCCCTGGAAAGGCTGGTTAATGCCAACCTTCGTTTCGTGGTTTCGGTGGCCAAGCAATACCAGAACCAGGGGCTGAGTCTGCCTGACCTGATCAACGAGGGCAACCTTGGTTTGATCAAAGCCGCGCGCAGGTTTGACGAAACCCGTGGGTTTAAGTTTATCTCCTATGCCGTTTGGTGGATCAGGCAAAGTATTCTGCAGGCCCTGGCCGAACAGGCACGCATCATCAGGCTCCCACTGAACCAGGTGGGGCAGGTGAACAGGGTGAAAAAAGTATCGTCGCAGCTCGAACAACAGCTGCAACGCACACCTTCGACCGAGGAAGTGGCACGAGAACTCGACCTGCCGGAACAAAAGGTGGAAGCCGTGCTGAAAATCAATTCGCGTCACATCTCGACCGACGCACCCCTCATTGAGGACGAAGACATGATGTTCTTCGATCAGTATGTGCCCGAAGATGTGGAGGAAACGGATGAGCCCCTCATGCGCGAATCCCTCGGTCAGGAAATACAGCGTTCGCTGGCCATGCTGGCCGACAAGGAAAGAGAGGTGATCAATATGTATTATGGCATCGGGATGAATCACGCCTACACCCTCGAAGAAATCGGCGCCAAGTTTGACCTCACCCGTGAGCGTGTGCGCCAGATCAAGGAAAAGGCCATCCGCAAACTGAAACACAACGCGCGAAACAGGCTCCTTAAAGCCTATCTCGGACAATAA